A single Micromonospora sp. CCTCC AA 2012012 DNA region contains:
- a CDS encoding ArsR/SmtB family transcription factor: MTVVDDDLWSAIGDPTRRRMLDLLLSDGSGTATSLSERLPVTRQAVAKHLVVLDRVGLVRASTSGRERHFRVDEAQLARAVAQLADVGAAWDARLRRIRRIAESIERGRDAGTGKQR, from the coding sequence GTGACGGTGGTGGACGACGACCTCTGGTCGGCGATCGGCGATCCGACCCGGCGTCGGATGCTCGACCTGCTGCTGAGCGACGGCAGCGGCACGGCGACCAGTCTGAGCGAACGGTTGCCGGTGACCCGTCAGGCGGTGGCGAAGCATCTCGTCGTGCTCGACCGGGTGGGGCTGGTGCGCGCCTCCACCAGCGGCCGGGAGCGGCACTTCCGGGTCGACGAGGCGCAGTTGGCCCGCGCCGTCGCGCAGCTGGCCGACGTGGGCGCGGCGTGGGACGCCCGGTTGCGGCGGATCCGGCGGATCGCCGAGTCGATCGAGCGGGGCCGGGACGCCGGGACCGGGAAGCAGCGGTAG
- a CDS encoding SRPBCC family protein, with protein sequence MADILHRVGVEHSSPERVYAALTTVDGLSGWWTEQTSGVAEVGGVLEFRFAAGGFDMKVVELVAGRRVCWEVVDGPPEWVGTVVRWELRQEGDFTIVVFAHEGWREPVEFMYHCSTKWAVFLLSLKRFLETGVGAPDPRDVRISDWH encoded by the coding sequence ATGGCAGACATCCTGCATCGCGTCGGTGTGGAGCATTCCTCGCCGGAGCGGGTGTACGCGGCGCTGACCACGGTGGACGGGTTGTCCGGGTGGTGGACGGAGCAGACGTCCGGGGTGGCCGAGGTGGGTGGCGTGCTGGAGTTCCGGTTCGCCGCGGGTGGGTTCGACATGAAGGTCGTGGAGCTCGTCGCGGGTCGGCGGGTGTGCTGGGAGGTGGTGGACGGTCCGCCGGAGTGGGTCGGCACCGTCGTGCGGTGGGAGCTGCGGCAGGAGGGTGACTTCACGATCGTGGTGTTCGCGCACGAGGGTTGGCGTGAGCCGGTGGAGTTCATGTACCACTGCAGCACGAAGTGGGCGGTCTTCCTGCTGAGTCTCAAGCGGTTCCTGGAGACGGGGGTGGGTGCTCCGGATCCGCGGGACGTGCGGATCAGCGACTGGCACTGA
- a CDS encoding SDR family oxidoreductase, which translates to MTHVTVITGGSRGIGAATAHRLAAAGHHLAIGYRRDHTAARAVLADLHATGTTAIAVPADTTDPDQVHHLFDAAADLGPLTGLVNNAGITSPIGPFTDLRPDDLRQVVDVNLIGYVLCAQQAARRMTHGGAIVNISSAAATLGSPGEYIHYAAVKAATDTLTLGLAKELAPHGIRVNAVAPGIVRTDIHALSGVPDRADTAAARIPLGRAGEPDEVAAAVAWLLSPDASYTTGAVLRVAGGL; encoded by the coding sequence TTGACCCACGTCACCGTCATCACCGGCGGCAGCCGCGGCATCGGCGCCGCCACCGCCCACCGACTCGCCGCCGCCGGCCACCACCTCGCCATCGGCTACCGCCGCGACCACACCGCCGCCCGCGCCGTCCTCGCCGACCTCCACGCCACCGGCACCACCGCGATCGCCGTACCCGCCGACACCACCGACCCCGACCAGGTCCACCACCTCTTCGACGCCGCCGCCGACCTCGGACCCCTCACCGGCCTGGTCAACAACGCCGGCATCACCAGCCCGATCGGCCCCTTCACCGACCTGCGCCCCGACGACCTGCGCCAGGTCGTCGACGTCAACCTCATCGGGTACGTCCTCTGCGCCCAACAGGCCGCCCGCCGGATGACCCACGGCGGCGCCATCGTCAACATCTCCTCCGCCGCCGCCACCCTCGGCAGCCCCGGCGAATACATCCACTACGCCGCCGTCAAGGCCGCCACCGACACCCTCACCCTCGGCCTCGCCAAGGAACTCGCCCCGCACGGCATCCGCGTCAACGCCGTCGCCCCCGGCATCGTCCGCACCGACATCCACGCCCTCTCCGGCGTCCCCGACCGCGCCGACACCGCCGCCGCCCGCATCCCCCTCGGCCGCGCCGGCGAACCCGACGAGGTCGCCGCCGCCGTCGCCTGGCTGCTGAGCCCCGACGCCTCCTACACCACCGGCGCCGTCCTGCGCGTGGCCGGCGGCCTCTGA
- a CDS encoding patatin-like phospholipase family protein, translating into MTRALVLGGGGVTGVAWELGLLAGLAQRGVDLVGADLVVGTSAGSVVGAQVCSGVPVQELYAAQLRPAEGEVAARLGAGVLLRWAWAGGRSRDAVRSRARVGAMACAARTPSEASRRAVIEGRLPVREWPARRLLVTAVDAASGEFVVFDAASGVSLVDAVGASCAVPGVWPPVTIGDRRFVDGGVRSAVNADLAEGAEAVVVVAPVSSAFGPMPRLAAQVAALRRSARVVVVTPDAAARRAIGRNVLDPARRAGAARAGRAQAAAVADSVAAVWGPVG; encoded by the coding sequence ATGACGCGGGCGTTGGTGCTGGGTGGTGGCGGGGTGACCGGGGTGGCCTGGGAGTTGGGGCTGCTGGCGGGGTTGGCGCAGCGGGGGGTGGATCTGGTCGGGGCGGATCTGGTGGTGGGGACGTCGGCGGGTTCGGTGGTGGGTGCGCAGGTGTGTTCGGGGGTGCCGGTCCAGGAGTTGTACGCGGCGCAGCTGCGGCCGGCCGAGGGTGAGGTGGCGGCCCGGTTGGGGGCGGGGGTGCTGCTGCGGTGGGCGTGGGCGGGTGGGCGTAGCCGGGATGCGGTGCGGTCGCGGGCGCGGGTGGGGGCGATGGCGTGTGCGGCGCGGACGCCGTCGGAGGCGTCGCGGCGGGCGGTGATCGAGGGGCGGTTGCCGGTGCGGGAGTGGCCGGCGCGGCGGTTGCTGGTGACGGCGGTGGACGCGGCGTCGGGTGAGTTCGTGGTGTTCGACGCGGCGAGTGGGGTGTCGCTGGTGGATGCGGTGGGGGCGAGTTGCGCGGTGCCGGGGGTGTGGCCGCCGGTGACGATCGGGGATCGTCGGTTCGTCGACGGTGGGGTGCGCTCGGCGGTGAACGCGGATCTGGCCGAGGGTGCGGAGGCGGTGGTGGTGGTCGCGCCGGTGTCGTCGGCGTTCGGGCCGATGCCGCGGTTGGCGGCGCAGGTGGCGGCGTTGCGGCGGTCGGCGCGGGTGGTGGTGGTGACGCCGGATGCGGCGGCGCGGCGGGCGATCGGTCGTAACGTGTTGGATCCGGCGCGGCGGGCGGGTGCGGCGCGGGCGGGTCGGGCGCAGGCGGCGGCGGTGGCGGATTCGGTGGCGGCGGTGTGGGGGCCGGTCGGCTAG
- a CDS encoding peroxiredoxin codes for MGVGVGDVVADFALPDETGRVRRLSEFVAAGPVVVFFYPAALTRGCTAESCHFRDLAAEFAAVGAQRVGISRDPVERQAEFSRRHGFDYPLLSDVDGAVAEAFGVRRRLPLGALSTRRMTFVIGADRRVLAVVHSELSMNEHADAALRALGG; via the coding sequence GTGGGTGTGGGTGTCGGGGATGTGGTGGCGGATTTCGCGTTGCCGGACGAGACGGGGCGGGTGCGCCGGTTGTCGGAGTTCGTGGCGGCGGGGCCGGTGGTGGTGTTCTTCTATCCGGCGGCGTTGACGCGGGGGTGCACGGCGGAGAGTTGCCATTTCCGGGATCTGGCGGCGGAGTTCGCGGCGGTGGGTGCGCAGCGGGTGGGGATCAGTCGGGATCCGGTGGAGCGGCAGGCGGAGTTCTCGCGGCGGCACGGGTTCGACTATCCGTTGTTGTCGGATGTCGACGGTGCGGTGGCGGAGGCGTTCGGGGTGCGGCGGCGGTTGCCGTTGGGGGCGTTGAGCACGCGGCGGATGACGTTCGTGATCGGCGCGGATCGGCGGGTGTTGGCGGTGGTGCACAGCGAGTTGAGCATGAACGAGCATGCGGACGCGGCGTTGCGGGCGCTGGGGGGCTGA
- the cydB gene encoding cytochrome d ubiquinol oxidase subunit II has translation MELTTVWFLLVAVLFTGYFILEGFDFGVGMLLPVLGRDDRERRVLINTIGPVWDGNEVWLITAGGAMFAAFPEWYATLFSGFYLPLLLILLALIARGVAFEYRHKRPEASWKRRWDTAIFVGSLLPAVLWGVAFANILRGVPLTADHEYAGGLIDLLHPYALLGGLTTAALFLTHGAVFIALKTTGDIRERAGALAVRLGVGTAVVAVAFLAWTLTIRSSTAAVVLAAGAALALVGGLAAARVRREGWAFTGTAVAIALAVATLFAALFPNVLPSTLDAAGTLTASNAASTPYTLKIMTWVAVVFTPIVLAYQGWTYWVFRKRIGVMNIPQH, from the coding sequence GTGGAACTGACCACCGTCTGGTTTCTCCTCGTGGCCGTGCTCTTCACCGGCTACTTCATCCTCGAAGGCTTCGACTTCGGCGTCGGCATGCTGCTGCCCGTGCTCGGCCGCGACGACCGGGAACGCCGCGTCCTGATCAACACCATCGGCCCCGTCTGGGACGGCAACGAGGTCTGGCTGATCACCGCCGGCGGCGCCATGTTCGCCGCCTTCCCCGAGTGGTACGCCACCCTCTTCTCCGGCTTCTACCTGCCGCTGCTGCTGATCCTGCTCGCCCTCATCGCCCGCGGCGTCGCCTTCGAATACCGGCACAAGCGCCCCGAGGCGTCCTGGAAACGCCGCTGGGACACCGCGATCTTCGTCGGCTCGCTGCTACCGGCCGTCCTCTGGGGCGTCGCCTTCGCCAACATCCTGCGCGGCGTCCCGCTCACCGCCGACCACGAGTACGCCGGCGGCCTGATCGACCTGCTCCACCCGTACGCCCTGCTCGGTGGCCTCACCACGGCCGCGCTCTTCCTCACCCACGGCGCGGTGTTCATCGCCCTCAAGACCACCGGCGACATCCGGGAACGGGCCGGCGCCCTCGCCGTGCGCCTCGGCGTCGGCACCGCCGTGGTGGCGGTGGCGTTCCTGGCCTGGACACTGACCATCCGCTCCAGCACGGCCGCCGTCGTGCTCGCGGCCGGCGCGGCCCTCGCCCTCGTCGGTGGCCTCGCCGCCGCCCGGGTACGCCGCGAAGGCTGGGCGTTCACCGGCACGGCCGTGGCCATCGCCCTGGCCGTGGCGACCCTCTTCGCCGCGCTCTTCCCGAACGTGCTGCCCTCCACCCTCGACGCCGCCGGCACCCTCACCGCCAGCAACGCCGCCTCCACCCCCTACACCCTGAAGATCATGACCTGGGTGGCGGTGGTCTTCACTCCGATCGTGCTCGCCTATCAGGGTTGGACGTACTGGGTGTTCCGCAAGCGGATCGGGGTAATGAACATTCCGCAACACTGA
- a CDS encoding cytochrome ubiquinol oxidase subunit I, whose product MDALDVARWQFGVTTVYHFLFVPLTIGLSILVAILQTLWHRTGNERYLKLTKFYGKLFLINFAMGVVTGIVQEFQFGMNWSDYSRFVGDIFGAPLAIEALVAFFLESTFIGLWIFGWDRLPKRAHLASIWAAAIGTNLSAYFILAANSFMQNPVGFRINPDSGRAELTDFPAVLTNKVALVTFPHTLAGAFLVAGSLIVSVGLFHVIRHRDSADTDAYRFATKFGSWVVLVSSALVLLTGDIQGKIMTEVQPMKMAAAEGLYTTESPASFSVLTVGSLDGSREVFALKIPYLLSFLGTGDPHGTVQGINDLQAQYASQYGAGSYTPIIPVTYWSFRFMIGFGLAAAAIALLVLWTQRKGRTPTSRWLLRAGLVLPALPLLANSFGWIFTEMGRQPWIVFGEMLTRNGVSRSVSLTEVLTSFTAFTLIYAALAVVEFKLLVRYAKAGVPDLDPAPTDDDHDDAERPLAFAY is encoded by the coding sequence GTGGACGCGTTGGACGTCGCCCGCTGGCAGTTCGGTGTCACCACCGTCTACCACTTTCTCTTCGTACCGCTGACGATCGGCCTGTCGATCCTGGTGGCGATCCTCCAGACGCTGTGGCACCGCACCGGCAACGAGCGGTACCTCAAGCTCACCAAGTTCTACGGCAAGCTCTTCCTGATCAACTTCGCGATGGGCGTGGTCACCGGCATCGTGCAGGAGTTCCAGTTCGGCATGAACTGGAGCGACTACTCCCGCTTCGTCGGCGACATCTTCGGCGCCCCGCTGGCCATCGAGGCCCTGGTCGCGTTCTTCCTCGAATCCACCTTCATCGGCCTGTGGATCTTCGGCTGGGACCGGCTGCCCAAGCGGGCCCACCTGGCCAGCATCTGGGCCGCCGCCATCGGCACCAACCTGTCGGCGTACTTCATCCTCGCCGCGAACTCGTTCATGCAGAACCCGGTCGGCTTCCGGATCAACCCCGACAGCGGGCGCGCGGAACTCACCGACTTCCCGGCCGTGCTCACCAACAAGGTCGCCCTGGTCACCTTCCCGCACACCCTCGCCGGCGCGTTCCTCGTCGCCGGGTCGCTGATCGTCTCGGTCGGCCTCTTCCACGTCATCCGCCACCGCGACAGCGCCGACACCGACGCCTACCGCTTCGCCACGAAGTTCGGCTCCTGGGTGGTGCTGGTCTCCTCGGCGCTGGTGCTGCTCACCGGCGACATCCAGGGCAAGATCATGACCGAGGTGCAGCCGATGAAGATGGCCGCCGCCGAGGGCCTCTACACCACCGAGAGCCCCGCCTCGTTCTCCGTGCTCACCGTCGGCAGCCTCGACGGCAGCCGCGAGGTCTTCGCCCTCAAGATCCCGTACCTGCTGTCGTTCCTCGGCACCGGCGACCCACACGGCACCGTCCAGGGCATCAACGACCTGCAGGCCCAGTACGCCAGCCAGTACGGCGCCGGCAGCTACACCCCGATCATCCCGGTCACCTACTGGAGCTTCCGCTTCATGATCGGCTTCGGGTTGGCCGCCGCCGCGATCGCCCTGCTGGTGCTCTGGACCCAGCGCAAGGGCCGCACCCCCACCAGCAGGTGGCTGCTGCGCGCCGGCCTGGTCCTGCCGGCCCTGCCGCTGCTCGCCAACTCCTTCGGCTGGATCTTCACCGAGATGGGCCGCCAGCCGTGGATCGTCTTCGGCGAGATGCTCACCCGCAACGGCGTGTCCCGCTCGGTGTCGCTGACCGAGGTCCTCACCTCGTTCACCGCCTTCACCCTCATCTACGCCGCCCTCGCCGTGGTCGAGTTCAAACTGCTGGTCCGCTACGCCAAGGCCGGCGTCCCCGACCTCGACCCCGCGCCCACCGACGACGACCACGACGACGCCGAGCGCCCGCTCGCCTTCGCCTACTGA
- a CDS encoding lysophospholipid acyltransferase family protein, producing MDTPTTPWRAPLLWRAAQLLARAAVGALGRLEVTGDVPADLRRGPLVLAANHISPFDPVVLAAACRARGVAPRIMATGGLFRTPVLGALMRWAGHIRVDRGTTSVHQALDTAAAAVARGSVVLVYPEGRIGLAPGMWPERGKTGAARLAFASGAPVIPLAQWGSHEVLPYRAPEGMLRGLARAVRRRPVIRVHFGPPVALGDVGSPGAARRATDRIIDAITDCLVPLRPDEPDGPRHVDPGRPVDVSRIHRRHLSD from the coding sequence ATGGACACCCCGACCACCCCTTGGCGGGCGCCGCTGCTGTGGCGCGCCGCGCAGCTGCTGGCCCGCGCCGCCGTCGGCGCCCTCGGCCGCCTCGAGGTCACCGGCGACGTGCCGGCCGACCTGCGGCGCGGCCCGCTCGTGCTGGCCGCCAACCACATCAGCCCGTTCGACCCGGTGGTGCTCGCCGCCGCCTGCCGCGCCCGGGGCGTCGCCCCACGGATCATGGCCACCGGCGGCCTGTTCCGGACCCCGGTGCTCGGCGCGCTGATGCGCTGGGCCGGGCACATCCGCGTCGACCGCGGCACCACCTCCGTGCACCAGGCCCTCGACACCGCCGCCGCGGCGGTCGCCCGCGGGTCGGTGGTCCTGGTCTACCCGGAGGGCCGCATCGGACTCGCCCCCGGCATGTGGCCCGAACGCGGCAAGACCGGCGCCGCCCGGCTCGCCTTCGCCAGCGGCGCCCCGGTCATCCCCCTCGCCCAGTGGGGCTCCCACGAGGTGCTGCCCTACCGGGCGCCGGAGGGCATGCTGCGCGGCCTCGCCCGCGCGGTGCGGCGACGCCCGGTGATCCGCGTGCACTTCGGTCCCCCGGTGGCCCTGGGCGACGTGGGCTCCCCCGGCGCGGCCCGGCGGGCCACCGACCGGATCATCGACGCGATCACCGACTGCCTGGTGCCGCTGCGCCCCGACGAGCCGGACGGCCCCCGCCACGTCGACCCGGGCCGCCCGGTGGACGTCAGCCGGATCCACCGCCGACACCTGTCGGACTGA
- a CDS encoding SDR family NAD(P)-dependent oxidoreductase, which translates to MSAPTVLITGTSTGIGLETAVGAARAGWRTVATMRDVSRADALRRAADAAGVGDLLDVRRLDVTDQASVAACVADVVDAHGRLDAVVNNAGAGHVGTLEQETVDDVRAVMEVNFFGVLHVSRAALPHLRATRGRLVTVSSVGGVVGQPFNEAYCAAKFAVEGFMESLAPLAATVGVTVTVVEPGAVASEFVTNVGIDRDAAITAAGPYGPALRAYLERSAGAFAAAQSPADAAAAVVATLTDPDPAPRVQTSTTARQFVGMKLGDLDGRAVTATTAGWLA; encoded by the coding sequence ATGAGCGCACCGACCGTGCTGATCACCGGCACGTCCACCGGCATCGGCCTGGAGACCGCCGTGGGGGCGGCCCGCGCCGGCTGGCGGACCGTGGCCACCATGCGCGACGTGTCGCGCGCCGACGCGCTGCGCCGCGCCGCCGACGCCGCCGGGGTCGGCGACCTGCTCGACGTACGCCGGCTCGACGTCACCGACCAGGCGTCGGTCGCGGCGTGCGTCGCCGACGTGGTCGACGCGCACGGCCGGCTCGACGCGGTGGTCAACAACGCCGGCGCCGGGCACGTGGGCACCCTGGAACAGGAGACCGTCGACGACGTACGGGCCGTCATGGAGGTCAACTTCTTCGGGGTGCTGCACGTGAGCCGGGCCGCGCTGCCGCACCTGCGCGCCACCCGGGGCCGGCTGGTCACCGTCTCCAGCGTCGGCGGGGTGGTCGGGCAGCCGTTCAACGAGGCGTACTGCGCGGCGAAGTTCGCCGTCGAGGGGTTCATGGAGTCCCTCGCGCCCCTGGCCGCCACCGTCGGGGTCACCGTCACCGTGGTCGAGCCGGGCGCGGTGGCCAGCGAGTTCGTCACCAACGTCGGCATCGACCGGGACGCCGCGATCACCGCCGCCGGGCCGTACGGGCCGGCGCTGCGGGCGTACCTGGAGCGCAGCGCCGGGGCGTTCGCCGCCGCCCAGTCCCCGGCGGACGCCGCCGCGGCGGTGGTCGCCACCCTGACCGACCCCGATCCGGCGCCCCGGGTGCAGACCTCGACCACCGCCCGCCAGTTCGTCGGGATGAAACTCGGCGACCTCGACGGCCGGGCGGTCACCGCGACGACCGCCGGATGGCTGGCCTGA
- a CDS encoding DUF4180 domain-containing protein — translation MPDVLQDRAGVPVLVCDPAGPPVATAQDALDLIGAAFAGAEAVAVPATRLSADFFALGSRVAGDVMQKFVNYRLRLVVVGDIAGHLAASAALRALVHESNRADHVWFVPDLDALDARLRAGRSGASTGG, via the coding sequence ATGCCTGACGTGCTGCAGGACCGGGCCGGGGTGCCGGTGCTGGTGTGCGACCCGGCCGGCCCGCCGGTGGCCACCGCGCAGGACGCCCTCGACCTGATCGGCGCCGCATTCGCCGGCGCCGAGGCGGTGGCCGTGCCGGCGACCCGGCTGAGCGCGGACTTCTTCGCCCTCGGCAGCCGCGTCGCCGGGGACGTCATGCAGAAGTTCGTGAACTACCGGCTGCGGCTGGTCGTGGTCGGGGACATCGCCGGGCACCTGGCGGCCAGCGCGGCCCTGCGCGCGCTGGTGCACGAGTCGAACCGCGCGGACCACGTGTGGTTCGTGCCGGACCTCGACGCGCTCGACGCCCGGCTGCGGGCCGGTCGATCGGGCGCGTCGACCGGCGGCTGA
- a CDS encoding helix-turn-helix domain-containing protein encodes MSNDVYSVEQVADRLGLHPRTVRGYIRAGRLRAVRIGKQYRIARADLDALTGRPTPARVPGPAVEVSSIVGVDGVDRTAADRLATLVLAAANTGGDGDRLRVQTVYDEERQRMRIVLLGAPAATAELLHLLDGVLAGDNGLVTGEADDA; translated from the coding sequence ATGAGTAACGATGTGTATTCCGTGGAGCAGGTCGCCGACCGGTTGGGACTGCATCCGCGCACGGTGCGCGGCTACATCCGCGCCGGCCGGCTGCGGGCGGTGCGGATCGGCAAGCAGTACCGGATCGCCCGCGCCGACCTCGACGCGCTGACCGGCCGCCCCACACCGGCCCGGGTCCCCGGACCGGCCGTGGAGGTGTCGAGCATCGTCGGCGTCGACGGCGTCGACCGGACCGCCGCGGACCGGCTCGCCACCCTGGTCCTGGCCGCCGCGAACACCGGCGGCGACGGGGACCGGCTGCGCGTGCAGACCGTCTACGACGAGGAGCGGCAGCGGATGAGGATCGTGCTCCTGGGCGCTCCGGCCGCCACCGCCGAGCTGCTGCACCTGCTCGACGGGGTGCTGGCCGGCGACAACGGCCTGGTGACGGGGGAGGCCGACGATGCCTGA
- a CDS encoding glycerophosphodiester phosphodiesterase family protein, which produces MQPRFGYLDAPAPLAFAHRGGAADGDENTAAAFARAIALGYRYVETDVHATADGVAVIFHDATLRRVTGEPGRIADLRWNDLASVRVGGAAVVPRLDEVLGAWPEVRFNIDVKADSGVVPTVDTVTRVGADERVLLASFSDARLTRLRALAGPKVASSLGMRGVARLRMASLHGRPLRLPPSVVAAQVPVRYGRIPVVDRRFLAYCHRIGLQVHVWTIDEPADMHDLLDLGVDGIMTDHVGVLRDVYRSRGHWAA; this is translated from the coding sequence GTGCAGCCCCGCTTCGGCTACCTCGACGCCCCCGCGCCCCTCGCGTTCGCCCACCGGGGCGGCGCGGCCGACGGCGACGAGAACACCGCCGCCGCGTTCGCCCGGGCCATCGCCCTGGGCTACCGGTACGTCGAGACCGACGTGCACGCCACCGCCGACGGGGTGGCCGTGATCTTCCACGACGCCACCCTGCGCCGGGTCACCGGCGAGCCCGGGCGCATCGCCGACCTGCGCTGGAACGACCTGGCCTCGGTACGCGTCGGCGGCGCCGCCGTCGTCCCCCGCCTCGACGAGGTCCTCGGCGCCTGGCCCGAGGTCCGGTTCAACATCGACGTCAAGGCCGACAGCGGCGTCGTACCGACCGTCGACACCGTCACCCGGGTCGGGGCCGACGAACGGGTGCTGCTCGCCTCCTTCAGCGACGCCCGGCTGACCCGGCTGCGCGCCCTCGCCGGACCGAAGGTCGCCAGCAGCCTCGGCATGCGCGGCGTCGCCCGACTGCGGATGGCCTCCCTGCACGGCCGGCCGCTGCGGCTGCCGCCGTCCGTGGTCGCCGCCCAGGTCCCCGTCCGCTACGGGCGCATCCCCGTGGTCGACCGGCGGTTCCTGGCGTACTGCCACCGGATCGGGTTGCAGGTGCACGTCTGGACGATCGACGAACCTGCCGACATGCACGACTTACTTGATCTCGGTGTGGATGGCATCATGACCGATCACGTCGGCGTGCTGCGCGACGTCTACCGCAGCCGCGGCCACTGGGCCGCCTGA
- a CDS encoding MFS transporter, whose product MAETVTPAVADTPQPASTRRERRGWYLYDWANSAFQTTVITVFLGPFLTTVTELAAGCTLGADNCDGYVHPLGIRVAAGSYYPYLISLSVFLTVFVLPVIGAVADRSTHKKRLLAAAAFTGAGATIAFAFVTGERYLLGGALFLIANISFGAAVVVYNSFLPQLAGPDERDAVSSRGWAIGYLGGGLLLALNLVAVTMLSEEGNPQRTLDLARWSIVSAGVWWAAFTLLPLRWLREHPTAEALHGGGNVLTDGFRQLGRTLREVKAYPLTLFFLLAFLVYNDGIQTVITLASQYGTEELRLPQSTLIVTILLVQFLAFGGALALGALARRIGAWKTVLLSLVLWTGVIIAAFRLPAEAPVPFMILGGAIGLVLGGSQALSRSLFSQLIPAGKEGEYYGFYEISDKGTSWLGPLAFGLVFQLTASYRVGLVSLLIFFVIGFALLAAVPMRRAIVAAGNTPPRVL is encoded by the coding sequence ATGGCCGAGACGGTCACCCCCGCCGTTGCCGACACCCCGCAGCCGGCGAGCACCCGCCGCGAGCGGCGCGGCTGGTACCTCTACGACTGGGCCAACTCGGCGTTCCAGACCACCGTCATCACGGTCTTCCTCGGCCCGTTCCTCACCACCGTCACCGAACTCGCCGCCGGGTGCACCCTCGGCGCGGACAACTGCGACGGGTACGTCCACCCGCTGGGCATCCGGGTCGCCGCCGGCTCCTACTACCCGTACCTGATCTCGCTGTCGGTCTTCCTGACCGTGTTCGTGCTGCCCGTGATCGGGGCGGTCGCCGACCGGTCGACGCACAAGAAGCGGCTGCTCGCCGCCGCCGCGTTCACCGGCGCCGGCGCCACCATCGCGTTCGCCTTCGTCACCGGCGAGCGCTACCTGCTCGGCGGGGCGCTGTTCCTGATCGCCAACATCTCCTTCGGCGCGGCGGTGGTCGTCTACAACTCGTTCCTGCCGCAACTGGCCGGCCCCGACGAACGCGACGCGGTCTCCAGCCGTGGCTGGGCCATCGGCTATCTCGGCGGGGGTCTGCTGCTCGCGCTGAACCTGGTCGCCGTGACGATGCTCAGCGAGGAGGGCAACCCGCAGCGCACCCTGGACCTGGCCCGCTGGTCGATCGTGTCGGCCGGGGTGTGGTGGGCGGCGTTCACCCTGCTGCCGCTGCGCTGGCTGCGCGAACACCCCACCGCCGAGGCGCTGCACGGCGGCGGCAACGTGCTCACCGACGGGTTCCGGCAGCTCGGCCGCACCCTGCGGGAGGTCAAGGCGTACCCGCTGACGCTGTTCTTCCTGCTCGCCTTCCTGGTCTACAACGACGGCATCCAGACCGTCATCACCCTGGCCAGCCAGTACGGCACCGAGGAGCTGCGGCTTCCGCAGAGCACCCTGATCGTGACGATCCTGCTGGTGCAGTTCCTCGCCTTCGGTGGCGCGCTGGCGCTCGGCGCGCTGGCCCGGCGGATCGGCGCGTGGAAGACGGTGCTGCTGTCCCTGGTGCTCTGGACCGGTGTGATCATCGCCGCGTTCCGGCTGCCCGCCGAGGCGCCGGTGCCGTTCATGATCCTCGGTGGGGCGATCGGCCTGGTGCTCGGCGGCAGCCAGGCCCTGAGCCGGTCGCTGTTCAGCCAGCTCATCCCCGCCGGCAAGGAGGGCGAGTACTACGGCTTCTACGAGATCAGCGACAAGGGCACCAGCTGGCTCGGGCCGCTCGCCTTCGGCCTGGTGTTCCAGCTCACCGCCTCCTACCGGGTGGGCCTGGTCTCCCTGCTGATCTTCTTCGTGATCGGGTTCGCGCTGCTGGCCGCCGTGCCGATGCGCCGGGCCATCGTCGCCGCCGGCAACACCCCGCCCCGGGTGCTGTAG